Part of the Kangiella geojedonensis genome is shown below.
CCGTCTGCTGCTGAACATACTAAGATAGCACCGTCCATCTGTGCAGCACCAGTAATCATGTTTTTCACATAATCAGCGTGGCCTGGGCAGTCTACGTGTGCGTAGTGACGTGAAGGTGTTTCATATTCAACGTGTGACGTCGCAATAGTAATACCACGCTCACGCTCTTCTGGAGCATTGTCAATGTCTGCGAATGCTTGTGCAGCACCACCGTATACTTTTGCCAATACTGTACAAATCGCCGCCGTCAAAGTAGTTTTACCATGGTCTACGTGACCAATCGTGCCTACGTTTACGTGCGGCTTATTACGTTCAAATTTCTCTTTAGCCATTTTAAGCCTCCCGGAATTTCCGCGTTTTAAGTTCCAATATTAAAACGGGTGTCACCGGGTTGTACGTCAAAGATACAGCGTACTAGCACCCTCGCACCCTAAATTTTGCCATATTTGCGAAGCCCAAGGACTCAAGCTCGCAAGAACGACAAAGCCTGGTGCCGATAAGCAGATTTGAACTGCTGACCTCTCCCTTACCAAGGGAGTGCTCTACCTACTGAGCTATATCGGCAATTTGGAGCGGGTAGCGGGAATCGAACCCGCATCATCAGCTTGGAAGGCTGAGGTTCTACCGTTGAACTATACCCGCGCTCAACTGATTACCGTGTCTCTATAATGCTACCGAGTAAACTACAGTAAGTTTACGCACGCACCAAGAACGATATTAGCCTGATTAACGTACATTGCAAACCAAGCTTTCATCCAGCCACTCTTCTTCATTTTTCAATGACTTAGAGTTTGAGGCAGGATGAAGAAATTTGGTGGAGGGGGGAGGATTCGAACCTCCGAAGCTTTCGCGTCAGATTTACAGTCTGATCCCTTTGGCCGCTCGGGAACCCCTCCAAGATTTGAACATCATCGTTGCTCAAAGCGAGCGCGCATGATGCCAATTTGCTGGAGAAAATGCAAGCATTTATCTTAGCAAAGAACCTTAATCAAGAACTCTGATAATCACTATGGCTTGCATTTAAAAAGGGCTGCTATTGCAACCCTTTAAATAATGGTGCCGACTGCCGGAATCGAACTGGCGACCTACTGATTACAAGTCAGTTGCTCTACCTACTGAGCTAAGTCGGCGTTACTTATTGACGTTTTCTTACTAGCCTTTTGGCTATGTCGTTAAGTGGGCGGAATTTTAGCGATCTGATTTAGCTTTGGCAATGCTTTTTTTAACTTTTTTTAGTGATCTCGGTATTTTTTTCCGATATAGAGCCAAATTGTTTAATTATTCAACGAAAACCAATAACTTAATCCCTTAAGAACTAAATGAGGCTGATAACTTATTGAGTATTCAAGCTGCCTTTCTTTCATAGCCTCTTGCAAACAAGTTACGATGAAATCGCCATCGCCACCCGTAACAAACAGTTTTACCGCTTTCGTCTCTGCTTGATCCGCAATATCTTTCATCAGCTGACCGCAGTAGCCTTTGATCATGGTTTCAGCGCCTAGAGCCACAGCTGCTGAGGTGTTGACGCCAAAGCTCTCTCCTTTTAATTCACCATCATGGCTTGCGCTCCAGGCAATACCACCAGTCCCTCCTAAGAGGCTCTGTTGCAACATACGACCTCCAGCAACAATATGGCCACCTTGGTGCTGTCCAGCAACACTTACCCAGTCAGTCGTAATTGCAGTACCCGCATCTATCACCACAAACTCAGTGTCGCAGAGCTCAAATGCCCCCACCATAGCCAGCCAGCGATCAACGCCTAACGCCATGGGGCTGTCGTAACTATTACTGAGTCGGCGGAGCTTTTCGGAGACATAAGTGTCGGTAGATTCTGCAAAAAGTGGCGTTAAGCCAAGTACCTGCTGGCACATTGCTTCCAACCACTCCTTCCTTTCTTTGCCAGCAACACTGCTGACGAAAACCTTGCTCAGCTTCTTTGATTGAAACCTTTGAAGCTGCCTCTCCCAGAAGTCTTGGTTAAAGGATTGGTTATCCCACGAACCTAACTCGTTTTCTTCGGAGCTTTGGACCACAACAACTGGAAGCGCATCAGACAGTAGGTACTTACATCGGCTGTTCCCTAAATCTAACAGTAGATACACCTTCTAATCTCCTTCTCTGAAGCGCAAACTAACTTCACCGGCATAGACCGGCTTTATCCCTTTACCCGTTTGCAATAAAAAAGCACCATTGGTGTCAACGCCAGCGCCGACGCCATTTATGACGTCATCACCTTGCAAAATCGACACCTTCTTATTAAAGCACTCATCAACTTGCCTCCAGTCTGCTTGAAAAGACTCAAAGCCTTCCGAAGAAAACTGCTCTAAGTGCGACTGAAGTTGTTTGATGACGTTAATCAAAACCGCTTGACGGCTAATATCAGGCTTTAACTCTTGCAGATTTATCCAGTCTTGGTCGATAGAGTCAGCCGCCACACTTGCCATGTGGACATTCAGGCCAACGCCAATAATGACATTCAAGCCTCCAACCATATCGCCAGAAAGCTCGACTAATATGCCACCTAGCTTACGGCCCTGATAGCGGATATCGTTTGGCCACTTGACCTCAACATCCTTGACACCCAGTTGCTTCAAGGCGTTGACGATGGCTAAACCAACCACCAAACTCAATCCACCTAACTGTTGAACGGGTAACTGAGTTTTCCACCCTAGCGACAAATATAAGTTACTCGCTATCGGCGACACCCACTGTCGCCCACGACGGCCACGGCCAGCGGATTGGTATTCAGCGACCACTAACTTGTTGTGTGCAAAACCTTCACTTTTCAGGGCTTCGTTGGTCGAGTCGGTGATTAACCGCACTTCCAATTCATTCAGCGACAATGATTGCTTTAAACGTTCTTCATCGAGTAACTCAACGGGGAACTGTAAGCAATACCCTCGCCCTGTCACAGACTCGATCCCTAACCCCAGCTCTTGCAGCTGCTGAATTAGCTTCCACACATAAGCCCTACTAACGTCTAAGGTATCGGCAATGGCTTGGCCAGAGTAGAATCCACCTTTGGACAAGACTCGGATAATTTCAATCAGCTGTTGTTCTTTTTGAGATGCCATAAGTTACTTACTCTGTGTAAATATGTCCTGCTCACCTATAATCCACACTTCTGGCTCAAGCTGCACATCAAAACGCTCCAAAACCGTATCGCGCACATGTGCCGCCAATTCTAGGAGCTCACGACCGGAGGCATTGCCATGATTAACCATGACCAAGGCCTGCTGCTGGTGTACTCCTGCATCACCTTGTCGATAGCCTTTAAGGCCGCATTGGTCAATTAACCAGCCAGCCGCCAGTTTCATATGCGAGTCATCCACAGCATAAGCCACTAACTCTGGGTAGTCACTTTTCAGTTGGTTGTATTGGTGGTTAGTTATCACTGGATTCTTAAAAAACGAGCCTGCGTTACCAAGTGTTTCAGGATTCGGCAGTTTGCTCTGCCGGATACGAATCACTTCATCACTAACCTTCTTCGCAGAAAGGTTGTCGGTATTGTCGGATAAAGCCTTTAAAGGGCCGTAGGTAAGTACTAACTTTGGGTTGATATTCAGTTTTAACGTCACTGAGGTGATGAGGTACTGCCCTTTGCAGCGATTTTTGAACACGCTATCACGATAACCAAACTCACAATCCTTATGCTCAAAAACAACTTTTTCTCCGCTATACAAATCTATCGCATTAAGCGAGACAAATAATTGCTCAAGCTCCACACCATAAGCGCCGATATTTTGAATAGGGGCCGCACCGACGTTACCAGGTATTAATGATAGATTCTCTAAGCCTGAATAGCCCTGCTCTAGCGAGTCCAGCACTAAGTCATGCCAGTTAACCCCAGCACCCGCCGTTACCAACACTTGGGCCCCACTTTTTTCGTAGGTGATGCCGGTGATATCTGCTTTTAAAAAAGTCAGAGGTATATGTCCTAACAATAGCAAATTACTACCCCCTCCCAATACAAAGAACTTCTCGGGAGCTATTGGCATGCCCGCTAGCCAGTCTTGGATATCTTGCTCAGACGTAAAGCGGAACAAATTATCACAAGTGGCCTCTACACCAAATGTGTTAAGAGCGGTAAGTGGTTGTGCCATATGGCTAAAATCCTAGAACGTATACGACTGTTCGGCATTGTATCAGAAGTGCTTCGAATTACTATTTGGTTTCAAGCAATTGCCTGCTCATACTCCTTCAACCAGAACCATAAAAATGGTGGCCCGAACATTTGCCAGTCATGGCGATAACGGTTAGATTATGCTAACCATGATAACAACGTATAAGAGGCATTTATGACATTCCCCTCACCATTAAAGCTGGTGACGCTAGCATCAGCTCTTGGATTGATCACCGCATCCAACTTCGCTTTCGCGTCTGCCGAACAACAACAAACGACTTGGCTACACTGTGGTAACGTCATTGATACCGCTGAAGGTGACACACTAGACCAGCGCTACATTCGTATTGATAACAACACCATCACTAGCGTTACCACTGAGCGCCCATCAGGCGTTGAGCTGGTCGATTTAAGCGCTAAAACCTGCCTTCCGGGTTTAATGGATATGCACGTCCACCTTGATGGTGAAATGAACCCTAAGTCCTATATTGATGGTTTTACCTTAAACCCCGCAGACTTAGCCTACAGGGCTCAAGACTTTGGCATGAAAACCTTAATGGCGGGCTTTACCACCGTTAGAAACCCGGGCGACTCTTATAACGTCACCATCTCCTTGCGCAATGCTATCAACCAAGGATTAATTCAAGGTCCTCGTATTTATTCAGCAGGTAAATCGCTTGCGACTACAGGTGGCCATGCGGATCCAACCAATGGCACTAATGCTGATCTGATGGGCGATCCAGGTCCAAAAGAAGGTGTAGTCAACAGTGCGGAAGATGCTCGTAAAGCCGTGCGTCAACGTTACAAAGAAGGCGCAGACTTCATTAAAATTACCGCGACCGGCGGCGTTTTAAGTTTGGCCAAAAGTGGCCAGAACCCACAGTTCACTGAAGAAGAGCTCCGTTCAGTCATCCAAACAGCCAATGATTATGGTATGCATGTAGCGGCCCATGCCCACGGTGATGAAGGCATGTTAAGAGCTGTCAATGCAGGCATCACCAGTATTGAACATGGTACCTACATGTCGAAAGATGTTATGAAGGCTATGAAGAAGAATGGTACCTATTATGTTCCAACCATTATCGCCGGTAAATTTGTGGCCGAGAAAGCAGAAATTGATGGTTTTTTCCCAGAGATAGTTCGTCCCAAGGCTCGAGCAGTTGGCCCTCAAATTCAAAACACCTTTGCGAAAGCCTATGATTATGGCGTCAAAATCGCTTTTGGAACTGATAGTGGCGTGTCAGCACATGGCGATAACGCTAAAGAGTTTCAATACATGGTAGAGGCTGGCATGCCAGCGATGGAGGCAATCCAAAGCGCGACGGTCACAACGGCGGAGCTACTAAAAAATGACAAGATTGGTGTTATTGCAGAAGGCAAACTAGCCGATATCATTGCGGTTGAGGGAAACCCTATCGAGGATATAACACTTCTACAGAACGTCTCGTTCGTGATGAAAGACGGTAAAATCTATAAAAAATAACGCTATCAATCAAATAACGCGGGGGAGTTATAATACCCCGCGTTATATATGTTCACTTGCAAAAGCTAGCTACTTCAACAACTAAAATCGGAAGCTTTGCACACCATCACCACACTTAATTGCGGCACGGCTACTATCTTTAATCTTAATAAAGCGGTGTAAACGTAAATCATCAATTATCGGGCATAGAAATTCTATTTTTACTGACGCTTGATTAACCGAATAAATTTTATAAAAGTCAGTCTTTTTTGCTACTTTTTGTAAGCTACCACTGAGACCAACGATGACATCCTGATCTTTTGCGACTCCACTTTTCGCTTGTATCGACC
Proteins encoded:
- the murB gene encoding UDP-N-acetylmuramate dehydrogenase — its product is MAQPLTALNTFGVEATCDNLFRFTSEQDIQDWLAGMPIAPEKFFVLGGGSNLLLLGHIPLTFLKADITGITYEKSGAQVLVTAGAGVNWHDLVLDSLEQGYSGLENLSLIPGNVGAAPIQNIGAYGVELEQLFVSLNAIDLYSGEKVVFEHKDCEFGYRDSVFKNRCKGQYLITSVTLKLNINPKLVLTYGPLKALSDNTDNLSAKKVSDEVIRIRQSKLPNPETLGNAGSFFKNPVITNHQYNQLKSDYPELVAYAVDDSHMKLAAGWLIDQCGLKGYRQGDAGVHQQQALVMVNHGNASGRELLELAAHVRDTVLERFDVQLEPEVWIIGEQDIFTQSK
- a CDS encoding metal-dependent hydrolase family protein, translated to MTFPSPLKLVTLASALGLITASNFAFASAEQQQTTWLHCGNVIDTAEGDTLDQRYIRIDNNTITSVTTERPSGVELVDLSAKTCLPGLMDMHVHLDGEMNPKSYIDGFTLNPADLAYRAQDFGMKTLMAGFTTVRNPGDSYNVTISLRNAINQGLIQGPRIYSAGKSLATTGGHADPTNGTNADLMGDPGPKEGVVNSAEDARKAVRQRYKEGADFIKITATGGVLSLAKSGQNPQFTEEELRSVIQTANDYGMHVAAHAHGDEGMLRAVNAGITSIEHGTYMSKDVMKAMKKNGTYYVPTIIAGKFVAEKAEIDGFFPEIVRPKARAVGPQIQNTFAKAYDYGVKIAFGTDSGVSAHGDNAKEFQYMVEAGMPAMEAIQSATVTTAELLKNDKIGVIAEGKLADIIAVEGNPIEDITLLQNVSFVMKDGKIYKK
- a CDS encoding type III pantothenate kinase, encoding MYLLLDLGNSRCKYLLSDALPVVVVQSSEENELGSWDNQSFNQDFWERQLQRFQSKKLSKVFVSSVAGKERKEWLEAMCQQVLGLTPLFAESTDTYVSEKLRRLSNSYDSPMALGVDRWLAMVGAFELCDTEFVVIDAGTAITTDWVSVAGQHQGGHIVAGGRMLQQSLLGGTGGIAWSASHDGELKGESFGVNTSAAVALGAETMIKGYCGQLMKDIADQAETKAVKLFVTGGDGDFIVTCLQEAMKERQLEYSISYQPHLVLKGLSYWFSLNN
- the birA gene encoding bifunctional biotin--[acetyl-CoA-carboxylase] ligase/biotin operon repressor BirA — encoded protein: MASQKEQQLIEIIRVLSKGGFYSGQAIADTLDVSRAYVWKLIQQLQELGLGIESVTGRGYCLQFPVELLDEERLKQSLSLNELEVRLITDSTNEALKSEGFAHNKLVVAEYQSAGRGRRGRQWVSPIASNLYLSLGWKTQLPVQQLGGLSLVVGLAIVNALKQLGVKDVEVKWPNDIRYQGRKLGGILVELSGDMVGGLNVIIGVGLNVHMASVAADSIDQDWINLQELKPDISRQAVLINVIKQLQSHLEQFSSEGFESFQADWRQVDECFNKKVSILQGDDVINGVGAGVDTNGAFLLQTGKGIKPVYAGEVSLRFREGD